The following nucleotide sequence is from Mucilaginibacter sp. cycad4.
TTAATAGTAGTTGATGGTGTAGTGATCAATAATGGCAGCGGCAGGCGTACAAGCAACTCCGGCGAATCTGCCTACGGTACCAGCAGCGACAATATGCCGGCCGATTATGGCAGCAACCTGAATGATATCAACCCCGGGGATATTGAAACGGTAACCGTGTTGAAGGGACCGGGTGCTGCTGCTCTTTACGGCCAACGTGGTGCCAATGGTGCTATTATCATTACTACTAAATCAGGAAAAAAACATAGCGGTTTGGGGATCACTTTTAACTCAAATGCCAGCCTTGAAAGTGTAAACCGCTGGCCCGATCTGCAATATGAATACGGACAAGGTACAGCCGGTTCGCGTTATTACTCTTTTGGCGCAGGGCCTGATGGGGCAAGCACCAGCTCAACAAGTTCGGCTTACGGCCCTAAATTTGATGGTCAGCTTTTTTACCAGCTTGATCCGGTTACCCAGAAGCAAAGTACAACACGCACACCGTGGGTGCCATACAAAAATCAGATCCGTGATTTTTTTGATGTAGGGCAAACTTTTACCAATTCGGTAAGCGTTGACGGCGGCAGTGATAAAACAACGGCCCGTTTCTCGGCAACCAATGTTACCAATCATTGGATAACGCCAAATACCGGCTATACCCGTAACAGCATTGCCCTGTCGGTTAACTCCAAAATCAACGATAAGTTAACTATCAATGCTAAAGTAAATTATAACAACAGAAATAGCGATAACTTACCTGGCGCAGGTTACGGTAACCAGTCGCTGATGTATTGGTTTATTTTTTGGCAGCCAAATGCCGATTTGAATTGGTTGAAAAACTACTGGAAAAACGGGCAGGATGGTAAAGCTATATTTTATCCTTTCAGCTCATTTCCTGAAAACCCTTATGCGGTATCAAATGAGTTTATCAACAAATCAAACCGTAATTCGGTTACCGGAAACGTTGAAGCGCTTTACAGCATTACTAAAGAGTTGAGTTTACAGGTCCGCGCTACCTTAGATATGGGTTACGAACAACGTGCACAGCAACGGCCGTTTGATGCTGGTACCAAATACCCTAAAGGTTCATACCGTACCCAAAATATTTATTCGGAAGAGCAAGGCGGCGACTTCCTGTTGAAATACAACAAGAAAATAACGCACGACATCAACATTACCGCTACTGCCGGCGGCAGTATGCTGCGCAATAACTATAACCGCGATGAGGTACGTGCCGACTCACTGGTATACCCCGGCGTATATTCAATGGCTAATAATGCCGGCCCGCTGGTTACACTGCCATATAAATCAAGGTATGCCATCAACAGCATTTACGGTTTGGTGTCAACATCGTTCAAAGATTACCTTTATCTTGATTTAACTGCCCGTAAAGACTGGATCAGCACCCTTGCTACCGATATCCGTACCGACCAGGTAGGTTTCAATTATCCATCGGCAAGCGTGAGCTTTTTGCCATCAGAGGCATTTAAGATGCCTAAGTTTATTGATTATGCAAAGCTGAGGGCATCGCTTGCAGCGGTAGGGAGCGGCTCGACAACGCCATATCAAACAACATTTAATTATGTATCGGCCGGCAGCACTTATGCCGGTGGTTTACAAAACCCCCGTACACTGTCAAACCCCGACCTGAAGCCTTTACGTACTACAACGCTGGAGATTGGCGCAGAAACGAGGATGTTTAGTAACCGTTTAGGTTTTGATATCGCTTTATACAGCGGCAACACTAAAAATCAGATCCTTAGCCGCACTGTCGATCAGTCGTCGGGTTACAGCCAGGCAGTTATTAACGTTGGTAAGGTAAGCAATAAAGGTATCGAGATTTCATTGAACGGTACTCCTATACGCAAAGCCAATGTGTTTAGCTGGAATGTTACTGCAACATTCAGCGCAAATAAAAATACCATTGAACAGCTTGCCGATAGCGCGGTTGTATTACGCAACGGCCCAACCGGCGGAGGCCAGATTGTGGCACGGGTAGGAGGCAGCATGGGCGATATGTATGGCCGTGGCTATTTACGCTCGCCTGACGGGCAGATAGTTTATGACGCGTCTACCGGTTTTGCCAGGCTATCAAATGACTGGTTTATTTAGGCAATACCATCCCAAAATGGAAAGCAAGCATGGGACACGATTTCAGGTATAAGCAATTTAACCTGCACCTGTTGTTTGATGCCCAGGTTGGCGGTGTATCTTACTCGCTATCAAATTATAAACTGGCCGAGCAGGGTAAAACAACGCTTACTTTGCCAGGCAGGTATAACGGCATCATAGGCAAGGGCGTTATTCAAAACCCTGACGGAAGCTACAGACCGAATGACGTTATTGCTACAGATGTTGACGGTTATTACCGCTCTCATTATGGTATTGACAACGCCGAAGGCAATACGTCTTCAACCAACTTCCTGAAATTCCGTGAGGCGAGGTTTGATTACTCACTGAGCCCTCGTTTGGTTAAGCGCCTTGGTTTGCAACGGGCTACAGTTGGTGTATACGGCCGTGATTTGTACATATGGTCCAAGTGGCCAATCTTCGACCCTGAATTCGGTACCCTTTCGGGCAGCGACATTGTACAGGGATTTGAGATTGCTCAGTTTCCATCAACCCGCACATTTGGTTTTAACATAGTTATTGGCATTTAATAATTAACAATATGAAAAGGAACGGATATATACTTATATCAATGATGATGTTGTTCGTTAGCATAATGTCATCATGTAAAAAGGATTTTATTGAACTTAATACTGATCCCAACGGCACGCCAAATGCCCTGCCGCAGCAATTGCTGGCACCGGCGCTGGTAAATACTTTGGGTACTAATATGCTTCGCGCCCGTAATTTCAACAACGAGCTGATGCAGGTTACTGTTGATCCTGGTGATTCGGAGGGTAAGGTGTTCAGGTATGATATCAAACGCACCTGGGCCGATGCTACCTGGAATGCATGGTATACCCAGTTAACCAACTTTAAAGATATTTATACCGTAGCCAGCAAGGAGGTTACCTATAATAAAACGTATATGGGTATTTCGCTGATATGTCAGTCATGGTTATATTCCCTGCTTACCGATACTTATGGCGATGTGCCTTACTTTGATTCAAATAAAGGCAAGGATGGAAACTTTACGCCTAAGTTTGATAAGCAAAAGGACATTTACCTGGATATTTTCAAAAACCTGGAAGCTGCAGATACCCTGCTTAACGCATCGGCAAATGTTGTTGCCGGCAGCGATCCTGTATTTAACGGTAATGCTTCAAAATGGCGTAAGTTTGGTAACTCGCTTTATTTAAGGTTGCTGTTAAGGGTATCGGGCAAGGCTGATGTTTCTGCACAGGTGATAGCCAAAATTAAGGAGATGATTGATACCAACCCCGCAGCTTATCCTATCATGGCAAGTAATGACGAGTCGGCGGTTTTAAGGTGGACGGGTTCCGGTGCTTTAACATCTCCGTTTATAGGCGGCGTACGCGAGCAGGACTGGCGACAACCCGGTCTTTGCGAATTTTTTGTGAATAATCTTGCTAAATGGGCAGATCCGAGGTTGGTTAAAAACCGCTGGTCAATTTCCAGTTACCAGGGCGGTATCCAGGGGATCCCGAGCGGTTATGCGCCGGGCGAGAATGTCGGCATCAAATCATATTTCTTGTCTACCACATCAACATATACATTAATGAACGATCCGTTGATGGGTAATATCATGAATTATTCCGAATTGCAGTTTATCCTGGCCGAGGCTGCTGCAAAGGGCTGGATATCCGGTGATGCGGCTACTTATTACAAAAATGGTGTACAGGCGGGCATCACTTTCTGGATCCCGACTTATACCGATCCGATTGACGGCTACTTAGCCGCTGCTGATATTGTGTGGGACAATGCCGCTCCGCTTGACGAAAAAATGGAGATGATCCACGTTCAAAAATACTATTCGATGTTTTACACCGATTTTGAACAATGGTTTGAGTATCGCCGCACCGGTCACCCCGTATTGCCAAAAGGTAATGGTTTAAGGAACAACGGTATCATGCCGGCCAGGCTGCAATACCCGGTTTATGTACAATCGGCCAATCCGGATAGTTACAAAGCCGCAGTGGCCGCACAGGGTGCCGATGAGATCAGTACACAGGTATGGTGGCAAAAACAATAATCAACCGGTTTTAAACTAAGAGATCCATAAAATGAAAAAAATATATTTATTACTGGTGCTTGTAACATCCATCAGTATAAATTCATGCAAAAAGAACAACTATGCCGAAGGCACGTTAAGCCCGATCATTGCCGTTGTTGACCTGAAGGGAATTTACAAAGGCTCGGATGTTGTGCTAAGCAGCAGCAATATGGGCGGAGCAAAGGAAATTGTAGGTGTGGTGATCTCAAACGCAGCGGCAGGCAATTGCCCGGCCGGCGTACTGGTGGTGCAAAATAACCGCCGTAATGCTGTAAGGGGTATTTCTCTTGAAATAGGCAGTGCAGCTGCAAACTATGTTCCAGGCGATTCGGTAATAGTGCAGGTTAACGGCGCTACACTTACTAAGGTGAACGGCAGTATGCGTGTTAAAGGCCTCACAGAAGCATCGATAAATAAAGTTGCCGATAACAGGCCAATCAAAGTACAATCTGTTCCGTCGGCTACATTATTAGCTTCGCCGGATGTTTATGAAGGCACGCTGATTACTATAGCCAAAGCGGTGACTGATCCCGAGCCGCAGCAGGGCGAAACCTTTGCGGGTGATAAAACACTTAATGATGGATTTGGCAAAATAATGATGCATACGGAGGCAAACGCTGTTTTCGCAACTACCGAATTGCCGTTCAGCGCTAATTTTACGGGCATCCCGTTTGCGGTAACATCAGGCACCGATACCAAAATGCAGCTTTGGCCGCGTACCATCGATGATGTGTTTACGCTTGCGGCAACCAAACCGTCGCCAATTATCATAACCGGTTACCTGACCAATCCTTCGGGCGGCGATGGTGATTATGAATATATCCAGTTTAAAGCAACTAAGGATATCGACTTTTCGGTAACTAATTATGCCGTAGTAACCTGTAATAATGCGGGTACTAACCCGGCACCGGCAAACGGCTGGGCACAGGGGCTGGCAAAAACCTATAAATTTAACCTTACATCAGGCTCGGTAAAAAAAGGTGAATTCTTTTATGTTGGTGGTTATAAAAATATCTGGGGCAAAGGCTCAACCGACATCAGTTCGTCAAACTGGATCAACAGCACCATGTATGCCGAAATCCCGGGTGCCGACTTTGGCAACGTAACATCCAACCTGCTGGCTAATAGCGGTAACGTTGCGGGGGTAGCCGTATTTGCCGGCACAACCGTTACGGCTTCAAGTGTTCCGCTTGATGTGATTATGTACGGCGGCAGCGGAACAGTTTATTCTCCTGGCCCGCCTGAAATTGGTTACCGCATTACCAATACTGATTACTACAGTACTATTAACCCGGTAACCCGTACGGAGCAAGGTTTTTATGGCGGCGGTACCAACACCTCAAAGCTCACTTTGCCAACGGATGGGTTATTCAGCCAGTTGGGCGGTGTTTATGATGCGCTTACCGGCAGATGGGTAAGCGGCCGTACAGTGACCAGCGTTCCGCTTACACTTACATCGCCCATAAGTACCATTGAAACGGCTACGGGCGTTACAACAATTCAAAACTAAAGCCTCAACCCCTCTCCAAAGGAGAGGGGCTTTGCTTCCCATTTGTTAAAGCCCTCTCCAAAGGAGAAGGTTGGGTGAGGCTAAAATATAATCTAAATGAACAGAAGATCATTTTTACAGGGCGTTGGCCTGATAACCGGCGGCGCATTTATTTCGCTCCGCGCCAATGGACTTACTCAATTATTAACTGCCGATACCGTAAAAGGACGTGTTACCTCGGGTAAAAAAGGGATAAAAGATGTTGTAATATCCGACGGTTTTTCGGTAGTGCTAACCGATGACAAGGGCAACTATGAGCTTACACCAAATGAAAAAGCTAAAAGCATATTCATGAGTACCCCATCAGGCTATGAGTTTAAAACCGATTATAATGTTGCCAAACATTACGAAAACATTGGAGGCAGCTCTCAGTTTGATTTCAGGCTTGAGCCTTTAAAGGCCGATGATAATAACCATCACTTTATCATATGGGCGGATCCGCAGGTGAAAAATAAGAAGGATGTTAAGCAGATGATGGATACTTCGGTTCCTGATACCATCGCCACTATAAAATCATTAGGTAAAAATGCACTGGTGCATGGTATTTGTGTGGGCGATATCGTTTGGGATAACCATGAGCTGTTTCCGGCTTATAACGAAGCAGTGGCTCAAATGGGCATTCCTTTTTTTCAGGCGATAGGTAACCACGACATGGATTACCGTATGGGAGGTGATGAAACCTCGGATGTTACTTTCAAACAGGTTTATGGGCCAACTTATTACTCTTTTAACAGGGGCAAGGCTCATTACGTAGTGCTTGATAATGTGCGTTATTTAGGTGTTGAGCGTGAGTATGATGGCTACATTACTGAACATCAATTACACTGGCTGGCGAAAGACCTGCAATATGTAAAGAACGATCAATTACTGATCATTAACCTGCATATCCCTGTGTATAACCAGGTAAAGAACAATCAGGATTTTTATAAAGTGCTGGATGGCTTTACCAATGTACACATTATGTCGGGCCATACCCATTATCATGATAACAACATCACCAACCGTATTTTTGAACATAATCACGGCACCGTTTGCGGCGGCTGGTGGACTGGCCCGATCTGTGTTGACGGTACCCCGCGCGGTTATGGCGTGTATTCGGTAAACGGTACCGAATTGAAATGGTATTATAAATCAACAGGCTTACCTGCCGAAAACCAGATCAGTGTTTACGCCGAAAAACTAACCGACCAGATGCGCCTCATTGCCAATGTATGGAACTATGACCCGCAATGGAAGGTAGTGTATTATTTAGATGACAAACCGATGGGGGCTTTATCAAAAGAGCAGGGATATGACCCCTTATCGGTAAGTTTGTATAAAGGCGATCAGTTACCGGCAGGGCGTCATTTTGTGGAGCCTCATGAAACGGGGCACCTGTTTATAGCGCACTTTGAGCCATCGGTTAAAAAGGTGAGGGTTGAAGCTACAGATCGTTTCGGAAATAAATATTCAAGCGAATTAGATGCAAAATAAATTAAACATTGTTGCCGGAATAAGCCTTATCTTGTTATCAGGCTTTACTGTTGTTAAAAACATGGAATTTAAAAATGCGGATTTTCCTTCGTTCAGTGCTGAAGCGCATCGCGGCGGTAGAGGACTGATGCCCGAAAACACCATTCCTGCTATGAAAAATGCTATTGACCTGGGGGCTGTTACAACACTGGAGATGGATACTCATATCACGGCCGACGGGCAGGTGGTATTATCGCACGATGAATACATCAACCCGCTTTTTTCGCTTACGCCTGATGGCAAAGAAATCAGCAAAGAAGAAGCAAAAAATCTGATCCTCTACAAAATGAACTATGAGGATTTGAAGAAATACGACGTAGGTTTAAAACCATACAGCAAATTTCCGCGCCAGAAAAAGATCAAAATCTATATGCCCCTGTTATCCGAATTGATTGATTCGGTACAGAATTATATTAAGGTAAACCATAAAAAGCCGGTATTCTATAATATCGAAACCAAATGCTCACCTGCCGGGGATGGTATTTATAATCCCGGCCCGGACGAGTTTGTGGAACGGTTAATGGCTGTTCTGATCAAAAAGGAGGTCCTGCCTTATGTAGTGATCCAATCGTTTGATAAACGCACGTTGCAGGTCATCCACAAAAAATATCCGGATGTACGTACTTCTTATCTCATCGAAAACAAAAAAACGTTTGAAGATAATATGGCCGACTTAGGTTTTACTCCATTCATCTACAGCCCGGATTATAAACTGGTTAACGCCGACCTGGTAAAGAAATGCCATGACGCAAAGATCAAAGTATTACCATGGACAGTAAATACAAAAGCTGAGATAGAGCAGTTGAAAAGTTTAGGTGTTGATGGTGTAATTACGGATTATCCGGATTTGTTTTAAGGATATATAATAAAAAAATTCGCCGCCGCTCGGCTCCAGCCGAGTGGCAATTATCTGACGGCCTCTGGCCGTCGTAGATAAAACAAGATATCTTGCACTCGCTCTTGCGCTTATTTATAATGAGTGCTTAACGTGGGCTTGCCTTTGTAACACGATCACGTGATGCAATCGCCAAGCCACTTTAAGCGCCCATTGCAAACAAACGTTAAATCCGGCGGCCAGAGGCCGCAAAGTAGTTGCCACCCGGCTGGAGCCGAGTGGCGGCTTGTTTATTCTCAGTCACGCCAAATAAGCTGAATGTAATGTCAATTTCCGATAATCTAAACATTAAATTTAAACGTGATATTGCAGGTGTTAAAACGTTTTATCAATTTAACCAACCCCAATCATGTTTAAAATACGAGCTATATGCTTCATAGCACTTTGTGCTGCTTCATTCTCACTAAAAGCACAAACAACCGCTCAATCAGCCAAACCACTTGCCCAGCTTCAGCAGGAATTTGTTGACCTGCGCTTCGGTATGTTCATACACTTTAATATCCCGACATATATGGATCAGGACTGGGCCGATCCGGAGGCGTTGCCGGTTATCTTCAATCCCAAAAAATTGGATTGCGACCAATGGGCAAAGGCGGCCAAATCAGCCAACATGACTTACGGTTGTATCACTACTAAGCATCATAGCGGTTTTTGTATCTGGGATACCAAAACAACCGACTATAACGTGATGAACAGTCCGCTAAAAAAGGATGTGGTTAAGGAATATGCCGATGCCTTCAGGGCTAATGGCTTGAAAGTGTTTTTGTATTATTCTATTCTGGATACGCACCACAGGTTAAGGCCAAACATGATCACGCCAAAGCATATCGATATGGTTAAAGCGCAGATCACCGAGCTGATGACTAAATATGGCGAAATCTCGGCACTGATTATTGACGGTTGGGATGCCCCCTGGTCAAGGATCTCGTATGATGACGTACCGTTTGAAGAGATCTATACGTTGGTAAAATCATTACAGCCAAATTGCCTGGTAATGGACCTTAACGGCGCCAAATATCCTGCCGAAGGTATGTATTATACCGATATCAAAACTTATGAAATGGGAGCGGGGCAACGGGTATCAACCAAGGATAACCGTATGCCGGCCATTGCCTGTTTGCCGCTGCAGTCAACCTGGTTTTGGGAAACAAAGCATCCAACGGCTCCTGTTAAAGAACCTGCCAAGTTGGTTAATGACATTCTTAAACCATTAAATAATGTCGACTGTAATTTTATCCTAAACGTGGCGCCTAACCGCGATGGTTTGTTTGATGACAATGCACTCGCAGCACTTAAGGAGATTGGTAAATTATGGAAAAACGAAGGCCCGGTTGCGAAGCTCTCTCAACTCGACGCGCCGATCATTTCATCAAATATTGCTAAAAATCAACCGGCAAGCTCAAGCTGGAGCGATGATTCGGCTATCATGGATTTTGCCAATGACGATGATTTTCACAGCTCATGGGTATCAAACCCAACGGTTAAGAGCCCGTGGTATGAGATAGATTTTAAGAAAGATCAGGCACTGAACACTATTGTTATTGCCGAAGAAAAGCCAAATATTTCACATTACCGTTTGGAGTATTATTTAAATGGAAGCTGGAAGCCATTGTTTGATGGTGAGAATGCTAATAAGATAAAAGTACACCGTTTTGATAGGGTCTGGGCCGGCAAAGTACGGATCTCTGTAGATAAAGCCGATCACCAGGTATCAATAGCCGAATTCCAGGTTTATAACGAAAGAAGATAATTGCATAATAACTAACTACCAACTGACGAAAACCCGCCCGCAAGGCGGGTTTTTTATTTATAGATTTTGGCCTGCATAAACCGTTTTGGATATAAAAATGCCAATAAGCATTATTTTTTATAACTGTTGCATTGTTATACTTGTAAAAACAATTGTACCCTACTTTATGAACCAAGGTCTGAAAGCAACACTCCTGTTTGTGTTTTTACCGCTATGCATGCAACTGGCTGTGTTTAACGCAAATGCACAAAACAATACTTTATGGTATAAACAACCCGCAAAAGTTTGGACGGAGGCCTTGCCTATAGGCAACGGCCGGTTAGGTGCCATGGTTTTTGGCGGGGTTAATGATGAGTTATTGCAACTCAATGAATCTACACTGTGGTCGGGCGGACCGGTAAAACAAAATGTTAACCCCGGTGCATTTCAATACCTTGTACAAGTAAGGGAAGCATTGTTTAAAGGTGACTATCAGAAAGCGCACGATCTTACAAAAAAAATGCAGGGATTGTATTCTGAAAGTTACCTGCCCATGGCCGATCTGCATATCAAACAATCCTACAACGGCGGTAAAAGCGGTAACTATTACCGCGATCTGAATATTGATAATGCTGTTGCCTCAACAAAATATACTGTTGGCGGTGTAAATTACAAACGCGAGATCTTTGCTTCGGCGCCCGATAAGGTGATCGTGATCAGGATCACAGCCGATAAGCCTAAGCAGATCAACCTCAGTATAAATACAAACAGCCAGCTCCACTTTCAAAAAGGAGTGCTGAATAACAATGTATTGCAGCTGAGCGGCAAAGCGCCTGCCCATGTTGAGCCAAGTTATGTTGATTCAAAAAATCCAATAGTTTACGCCGATGATGATAAGTGCCGGGGCATGCGTTATGAAGTGTTGGCTAAAGCCGTAAGTAATGATGGTAAAATAACTGCCGATACGAGCGGTATCACGGTGAAAGGGGCGTCTGTTGTGACACTGTATATTAGCGCCGCCACCAGTTTTAAAGCTTATAACCAATGCCCGGATGGAGACGAAAAAATAGCTGCTAAAAATCTTGATAAGGCTGCTGCAAAACCGTATGTACAACTGCTTGCCGCTCATCTTACCGATTATCATCGCTACTTTAACCGGGTAAGCATCAAATTTAATGATAATAAAGGTAGCCATGCCGAATTGCCTACTGATGAACGGCTTGCGCTTTATAATAAAAATCAGGGCGCCGATCCTGGTATTGAAGCTCTGTATTTTCAGTATGGCCGTTACCTGCTCATCAGCAGTTCAAGAACACCGGGCGTACCTGCCAACCTGCAGGGTATCTGGAATAAGGAATTACGTGCACCGTGGAGCTCCAACTATACCAGCAATATTAATGTGCAAATGAATTATTGGATGGCCGAGGATTGCAATTTGTCCGAAATGCACCAGCCTCTATTTGACCTGATCAGAGGGTTATCCGAAACTGGAGCCGGAGTTGCTAAAGATTTTTACCATGCTAACGGCTGGGTGACGCACCATAATACCGATATCTGGGCGTTAGCCAACCCTGTAGGCGATCTGGGTCATGGTGACCCCAAATGGGCTAATTGGCCAATGGGCGGCGATTGGCTAACCCGTCATCTATGGGAGCATTATTTATACACCGGCGATAAAGAGTTTCTGAAAAATACCGCCTATCCACTAATGAAAGGCGCTGCTGAATTTACTTTTGATTGGCTGGTGCCCGATGGTCAGGGGCATTTGGTAACCGCTCCGTCTATGTCGCCCGAGAATGATTTTATTTATGCTGAAGGCAAAACCGGGGATGTTTCTGTTTCCACTACAATGGATATGGGTATCA
It contains:
- a CDS encoding SusC/RagA family TonB-linked outer membrane protein — its product is MKKLWLLTMLFFLQLPFGGINAKAQTVINKRITFGADGTMLKDAFQQIEKLSDISISYNNSLLDDKRKVNIAKADRSLGETLDLLLKGTTCTYRAAGERNILIIAKTQDRGSIKGKVVDEQGQPLPGATIKIPGAGATTISGADGSYTLNIVPGTYTVEVSFIAYEAKRIQNVSVSSNANTVLNITLNPADNKLNEVVVTALGIKREDKSLGYSAPVIKGDQLTGALSGNWTDALSGKVAGLNLIRSNSGPAGSNKIILRGENNLTGDNEVLIVVDGVVINNGSGRRTSNSGESAYGTSSDNMPADYGSNLNDINPGDIETVTVLKGPGAAALYGQRGANGAIIITTKSGKKHSGLGITFNSNASLESVNRWPDLQYEYGQGTAGSRYYSFGAGPDGASTSSTSSAYGPKFDGQLFYQLDPVTQKQSTTRTPWVPYKNQIRDFFDVGQTFTNSVSVDGGSDKTTARFSATNVTNHWITPNTGYTRNSIALSVNSKINDKLTINAKVNYNNRNSDNLPGAGYGNQSLMYWFIFWQPNADLNWLKNYWKNGQDGKAIFYPFSSFPENPYAVSNEFINKSNRNSVTGNVEALYSITKELSLQVRATLDMGYEQRAQQRPFDAGTKYPKGSYRTQNIYSEEQGGDFLLKYNKKITHDINITATAGGSMLRNNYNRDEVRADSLVYPGVYSMANNAGPLVTLPYKSRYAINSIYGLVSTSFKDYLYLDLTARKDWISTLATDIRTDQVGFNYPSASVSFLPSEAFKMPKFIDYAKLRASLAAVGSGSTTPYQTTFNYVSAGSTYAGGLQNPRTLSNPDLKPLRTTTLEIGAETRMFSNRLGFDIALYSGNTKNQILSRTVDQSSGYSQAVINVGKVSNKGIEISLNGTPIRKANVFSWNVTATFSANKNTIEQLADSAVVLRNGPTGGGQIVARVGGSMGDMYGRGYLRSPDGQIVYDASTGFARLSNDWFI
- a CDS encoding SusD/RagB family nutrient-binding outer membrane lipoprotein, giving the protein MKRNGYILISMMMLFVSIMSSCKKDFIELNTDPNGTPNALPQQLLAPALVNTLGTNMLRARNFNNELMQVTVDPGDSEGKVFRYDIKRTWADATWNAWYTQLTNFKDIYTVASKEVTYNKTYMGISLICQSWLYSLLTDTYGDVPYFDSNKGKDGNFTPKFDKQKDIYLDIFKNLEAADTLLNASANVVAGSDPVFNGNASKWRKFGNSLYLRLLLRVSGKADVSAQVIAKIKEMIDTNPAAYPIMASNDESAVLRWTGSGALTSPFIGGVREQDWRQPGLCEFFVNNLAKWADPRLVKNRWSISSYQGGIQGIPSGYAPGENVGIKSYFLSTTSTYTLMNDPLMGNIMNYSELQFILAEAAAKGWISGDAATYYKNGVQAGITFWIPTYTDPIDGYLAAADIVWDNAAPLDEKMEMIHVQKYYSMFYTDFEQWFEYRRTGHPVLPKGNGLRNNGIMPARLQYPVYVQSANPDSYKAAVAAQGADEISTQVWWQKQ
- a CDS encoding DUF5689 domain-containing protein — translated: MKKIYLLLVLVTSISINSCKKNNYAEGTLSPIIAVVDLKGIYKGSDVVLSSSNMGGAKEIVGVVISNAAAGNCPAGVLVVQNNRRNAVRGISLEIGSAAANYVPGDSVIVQVNGATLTKVNGSMRVKGLTEASINKVADNRPIKVQSVPSATLLASPDVYEGTLITIAKAVTDPEPQQGETFAGDKTLNDGFGKIMMHTEANAVFATTELPFSANFTGIPFAVTSGTDTKMQLWPRTIDDVFTLAATKPSPIIITGYLTNPSGGDGDYEYIQFKATKDIDFSVTNYAVVTCNNAGTNPAPANGWAQGLAKTYKFNLTSGSVKKGEFFYVGGYKNIWGKGSTDISSSNWINSTMYAEIPGADFGNVTSNLLANSGNVAGVAVFAGTTVTASSVPLDVIMYGGSGTVYSPGPPEIGYRITNTDYYSTINPVTRTEQGFYGGGTNTSKLTLPTDGLFSQLGGVYDALTGRWVSGRTVTSVPLTLTSPISTIETATGVTTIQN
- a CDS encoding calcineurin-like phosphoesterase family protein, encoding MNRRSFLQGVGLITGGAFISLRANGLTQLLTADTVKGRVTSGKKGIKDVVISDGFSVVLTDDKGNYELTPNEKAKSIFMSTPSGYEFKTDYNVAKHYENIGGSSQFDFRLEPLKADDNNHHFIIWADPQVKNKKDVKQMMDTSVPDTIATIKSLGKNALVHGICVGDIVWDNHELFPAYNEAVAQMGIPFFQAIGNHDMDYRMGGDETSDVTFKQVYGPTYYSFNRGKAHYVVLDNVRYLGVEREYDGYITEHQLHWLAKDLQYVKNDQLLIINLHIPVYNQVKNNQDFYKVLDGFTNVHIMSGHTHYHDNNITNRIFEHNHGTVCGGWWTGPICVDGTPRGYGVYSVNGTELKWYYKSTGLPAENQISVYAEKLTDQMRLIANVWNYDPQWKVVYYLDDKPMGALSKEQGYDPLSVSLYKGDQLPAGRHFVEPHETGHLFIAHFEPSVKKVRVEATDRFGNKYSSELDAK
- a CDS encoding glycerophosphodiester phosphodiesterase family protein: MEFKNADFPSFSAEAHRGGRGLMPENTIPAMKNAIDLGAVTTLEMDTHITADGQVVLSHDEYINPLFSLTPDGKEISKEEAKNLILYKMNYEDLKKYDVGLKPYSKFPRQKKIKIYMPLLSELIDSVQNYIKVNHKKPVFYNIETKCSPAGDGIYNPGPDEFVERLMAVLIKKEVLPYVVIQSFDKRTLQVIHKKYPDVRTSYLIENKKTFEDNMADLGFTPFIYSPDYKLVNADLVKKCHDAKIKVLPWTVNTKAEIEQLKSLGVDGVITDYPDLF
- a CDS encoding alpha-L-fucosidase, which encodes MFKIRAICFIALCAASFSLKAQTTAQSAKPLAQLQQEFVDLRFGMFIHFNIPTYMDQDWADPEALPVIFNPKKLDCDQWAKAAKSANMTYGCITTKHHSGFCIWDTKTTDYNVMNSPLKKDVVKEYADAFRANGLKVFLYYSILDTHHRLRPNMITPKHIDMVKAQITELMTKYGEISALIIDGWDAPWSRISYDDVPFEEIYTLVKSLQPNCLVMDLNGAKYPAEGMYYTDIKTYEMGAGQRVSTKDNRMPAIACLPLQSTWFWETKHPTAPVKEPAKLVNDILKPLNNVDCNFILNVAPNRDGLFDDNALAALKEIGKLWKNEGPVAKLSQLDAPIISSNIAKNQPASSSWSDDSAIMDFANDDDFHSSWVSNPTVKSPWYEIDFKKDQALNTIVIAEEKPNISHYRLEYYLNGSWKPLFDGENANKIKVHRFDRVWAGKVRISVDKADHQVSIAEFQVYNERR